One window of Strigops habroptila isolate Jane chromosome Z, bStrHab1.2.pri, whole genome shotgun sequence genomic DNA carries:
- the LOC115619703 gene encoding uncharacterized protein LOC115619703, with amino-acid sequence MCGTPVPLMGLRPMTGSRVSAWEIPWGWSGVTMGLPSHAASVFLWWGVTPHPSGSPWGRPARGDHREEHLLFGAELPCPPHSRPRQPTFGLGVQRVAAPGLLRAVVAGEWESKHLCAGLGAAASNGFDGAVVVCCLENLHSAPCPRGAAAPQTVAVPKYNCLAPWGEVRAGGSRAARPASCFVSHLRFMHLCFLLRLGLCVGRDWRNREIPASLKKPQQTNRVDESGFRCCWWPGDSSSHCRVGDPTGPGSLGVLPLCSRRCGSGPRHPACVGDSPSPGRYCGSRSDPAVLARSKCFPVLPRWLSRTDVSICQCGRWVMISTAAERWHLCEVCAVCASRGGLYIQLNFIPI; translated from the coding sequence ATGTGCGGGACCCCTGTGCCGCTCATGGGGCTGCGGCCAATGACTGGCAGCAGGGTTTCGGCTTGGGAGATCCCTTGGGGCTGGAGCGGGGTGACCATGGGGCTGCCCTCTCATGCTGCCTCTGTTTTCTTATGGTGGGGCGTCACCCCACACCCCTCTGGGAGCCCCTGGGGGAGGCCAGCGAGGGGAGACCATAGGGAGGAACATCTCCTGTTTGGAGCGGAGCTCCCCTGCCCTCCTCACTCCCGCCCTCGCCAGCCGACGTTTGGGCTGGGCGTCCAGCGCGTGGCAGCGCCAGGGCTGCTGAGGGCTGTCGTGGCAGGAGAGTGGGAATCAAAACATCTGTGCGCAGGCCTGGGCGCCGCAGCCTCTAATGGTTTTGACGGAGCTGTTGTGGTCTGTTGTCTGGAAAATCTGCATTCTGCGCCGTGCCCGAGGGGGGCCGCGGCACCGCAGACCGTGGCGGTACCTAAATATAACTGCCTCGCGCCGTGGGGTGaggtgagggcaggagggagcagggccGCCCGTCCCGCCTCCTGCTTTGTCTCTCATCTGCGATTCatgcatttgtgttttctcctgAGGTTGGGGTTGTGTGTAGGCAGGGATTGGAGAAATAGAGAAATTCCAGCTAgtttgaaaaaaccccaacaaacaaacagggTGGATGAGTCGGGCTTCCGTTGCTGCTGGTGGCCAGGAGACAGTAGCTCTCACTGCCGAGTTGGGGATCCCACTGGACCTGGAAGCCTCGGCGTGCTCCCTCTCTGCAGCCGCCGGTGTGGCAGTGGGCCACGCCACCCTGCTTGTGTTGGTGATTCTCCTTCCCCCGGTAGATACTGTGGGTCTCGCTCGgatcctgctgtgctggcaaGGAGCAAGTGCTTTCCGGTGCTTCCTCGTTGGCTCAGCCGGACAGACGTGTCCATCTGTCAGTGCGGGAGGTGGGTGATGATCTCCACGGCAGCAGAGCGGTGGCATCTGTGTGAGGTGTGCGCTGTGTGTGCATCCAGAGGCGGACTGTACATACAGTTAAACTTCATCCCCATCTGA